The DNA segment AAGTGTAGCCCATTTCCTCCAGCAGGCCCTTCATCGTCTCGGTATCGTGTTCATTCATCTGACATCCGTACGTATAAATAATGTATTTCTTACCGTTACCAATGCCCTTCAACTCCTCAGGCACAGCGGTATCATACAGCACTTGAATATCCTCTTTCCCGCGCTGCTTCTCTTTGCGGTGATCCGGTTCCGAAAGAATTTGAATATCCCGACCACGAATTCTGATCTTCTTACCACGCTCGTCCTCGGAAATGACTTTAGCGTCCGAGAAGTCAAAATACTTGGCGTAATCCTTCGTTTCCTTAGCCATAATGTTTGGCCCACTCCTTTAATCAATCTATCGCTAAAAACTCAACGTCCTCATTCTCATGAGATTTTAAAAAATGCATTACACTAAATTATAACATGGTTCTAAATTGATATCTAGACGAGATCGGCTACTTCACGAGATTCAGAAAACGGCATTGAAGTATATAAAAAAGCCCGTTCTCAGGAACGGGCTTAACTGATGCTTGTTAGCGAAATACAGCAAAATTAGAATCCTTTGTATTGCGGCTCTTCATTCTCCAATTGTTGGACTCTCGTTTGTACTTGATCAACAATTTGCTGCGTTTGCTGCGCTGCGGTTGTAAATAAGTTTTTTGCATCCTGGTTCTGCGTGCCCAAGGCGAATTGCTCCAGATTGGCTTGAGCGCTTTTTAACGAAGCCAGTGTTGTTTTCACTTGAGCTGCTACGGTCATTTTTAATTCACCACCTTAGCTAATAACTTGCTTTGCGCCATCATAATTTCACCCATCCTGCATAAATCATACCTCTTTCATTCGTTCCAAATTTTGCGGTATTAAAAAAACCTGTTTCTGCGCATAATTGGGTTACCAGAGTTTGTCTAAGAGGTAGTGAAAGGAGCATCGATCATGCCACTATGGTTAGAGATTGTCGTCCGTACCCTAGTATCTGTTGTCGTACTTTTTTTTCTGACTCGGATGCTTGGCAAAAGGCAGGTTTCCCAGTTGTCCTTGTTTGAGTATATTACCGGGATTACGATCGGGAGTATTGCCGCCTATATTTCTCTAGATGTCGATACCGACTGGTACTTAGGTATTATCGCATTAGTCGTATGGGTGCTTGTTTCCTACGGAATTGAAGTACTGCAGTTAAAAAGCAAACGCGCGAGAGCCTGGATTGATAGCAAATCGACCGTGCTCATCAAGGATGGAAAAATCCTAGAGGATAACCTGAAAAAGGAAAAACTAACAAACGAAGAGCTGCTAGAGCAGCTGCGCAAAAAAAATGTGTTTAAGGCGGCTGAAGTGGAATTTGCCGTCATCGAGCCCAGCGGTGAGGTTAATGTGTTGCTCAAGAGTGAATATCAGCCGATAACCCCTTCCCACCTGGGCATCAAAGTAGCTCCTGAGCCGGAGTCCCAAGCCGTGATCCTCGATGGGCGAGTAATGGATGAGCCGCTTTCAACGCTCGGATTAAACCGGGCCTGGCTGGATACTGAGCTGGAAAAATTAGGAGTATCGATCGACAACGTGTTTTTGGGGCAAGTCGATGGCTATGGCCAGTTATACGTCGACCTATATGATGACCAACTGCAGGTGCCTGAGCCTCAGGAAAAGGCATCATTACTCGCTCAACTGAAGAAATGTGAAGCCGACCTGGAAATGTTCGCACTCTCTACAGAAAATACGGAGGCTAAACAGATGTATACTGACTGCTCAAATCAGTTAATCCAGGTTATTCATGATGTAAGGCCGATACTGTCTCAATAGGAGGAACAGAATGAGCAGTCAAAATAAAAAAATGACACCGGTGCAGCAAAAATATCAGAAACTCGCACAAACGAAAGAACCGAAACGCCCTGTATGGAGCAATTGTCTGCGGGCCTTTATCGTAGGCGGGGGAATATGTCTGCTCGGCGAGTGTATACGTCAAGCTTTTATGAAATATGGCGGCTTCGATGAAAAGTCTGCCTCCAACCCGACAGTAGCCATCCTCATCCTGATCGCTGTCATTCTCACCTCATTAGGGGTATATGACAAAATTGCCCAATGGGCTGGCGCAGGCTCCGCCGTTCCCGTTACCGGGTTCGCAAACTCGATGGCATCCTCGGCTATAGAGCATCGAAGTGAAGGTCTCGTGCTAGGGG comes from the Paenibacillus lentus genome and includes:
- a CDS encoding DUF1657 domain-containing protein, which produces MTVAAQVKTTLASLKSAQANLEQFALGTQNQDAKNLFTTAAQQTQQIVDQVQTRVQQLENEEPQYKGF
- a CDS encoding DUF421 domain-containing protein, which produces MPLWLEIVVRTLVSVVVLFFLTRMLGKRQVSQLSLFEYITGITIGSIAAYISLDVDTDWYLGIIALVVWVLVSYGIEVLQLKSKRARAWIDSKSTVLIKDGKILEDNLKKEKLTNEELLEQLRKKNVFKAAEVEFAVIEPSGEVNVLLKSEYQPITPSHLGIKVAPEPESQAVILDGRVMDEPLSTLGLNRAWLDTELEKLGVSIDNVFLGQVDGYGQLYVDLYDDQLQVPEPQEKASLLAQLKKCEADLEMFALSTENTEAKQMYTDCSNQLIQVIHDVRPILSQ
- the spoVAC gene encoding stage V sporulation protein AC; protein product: MSSQNKKMTPVQQKYQKLAQTKEPKRPVWSNCLRAFIVGGGICLLGECIRQAFMKYGGFDEKSASNPTVAILILIAVILTSLGVYDKIAQWAGAGSAVPVTGFANSMASSAIEHRSEGLVLGVGAGMFQLAGSVVVFGTVAAFVIGVIYALFVPGYIGGGGS